Proteins encoded together in one Lysinibacillus sp. FSL K6-0232 window:
- a CDS encoding DUF2800 domain-containing protein gives MPPLLTDSEIEEVLSKLSDLTKWANEIIAYATDAAVNHGKEWRGFKVVEGRSIRKYKDEEAVAEVAKANGYKDIYRQSLITLTEMQKLMGKKKFEQILGGLIHKPPGKPTLVPNSDKRPAVFCKRKVQRIATKNTEHCHPIFSLFSRQRIG, from the coding sequence TTGCCACCCCTTCTTACGGACTCCGAAATTGAAGAAGTTCTTTCTAAACTGTCTGACCTTACAAAGTGGGCAAATGAAATCATTGCTTATGCCACGGATGCTGCTGTTAATCACGGGAAAGAGTGGCGCGGTTTTAAGGTAGTCGAGGGCAGGTCTATCCGTAAATATAAGGACGAAGAGGCTGTGGCTGAAGTAGCCAAGGCAAACGGCTATAAGGATATCTATCGTCAGAGTCTCATTACCCTTACGGAAATGCAGAAGCTGATGGGTAAAAAGAAATTTGAGCAAATTCTCGGTGGCCTCATACATAAGCCACCGGGCAAGCCAACGCTGGTTCCAAATTCGGATAAGCGGCCAGCTGTATTTTGCAAGAGAAAAGTGCAGAGAATTGCAACGAAAAATACAGAGCATTGCCACCCAATATTTTCTCTATTTTCTCGACAACGCATTGGTTAA
- a CDS encoding DUF5986 family protein, whose translation MAIATDMEQIVIEGILHAMSITGKDVVDDFEEAISKSNKNGLYASVWARRSDDLDAQFSKFDEIEVFHIKRTSLWQIDPVFDRSNGVLYLLFSENNLSQVRNKYIKKGESSHYSVSFLLKNIGLLPMDNEQLELIPIADEEREELNLKRQKDIEKMIGKDAANIKKVKMVSVTYHEDEAIAALLQEYTSDFLLSSERDISDLLDTQYFGDNIMSDNTSDSVESTQSLVTLKDITKTIDD comes from the coding sequence TTGGCTATCGCTACCGATATGGAACAAATCGTTATAGAAGGTATTTTACATGCAATGTCTATTACTGGCAAAGATGTTGTAGATGATTTTGAAGAAGCAATTTCTAAAAGCAATAAAAATGGGTTATATGCTAGTGTATGGGCAAGAAGAAGTGATGACTTGGATGCTCAATTTAGTAAGTTCGATGAAATCGAAGTTTTTCATATTAAAAGGACGAGTCTTTGGCAAATTGACCCTGTTTTTGATCGTAGTAATGGAGTCTTATATCTATTATTTTCCGAAAATAATTTGTCTCAAGTCAGAAATAAATATATAAAGAAAGGAGAAAGCTCCCATTATTCTGTTAGTTTTTTACTGAAAAACATAGGTTTACTGCCAATGGATAATGAACAATTGGAGCTTATTCCGATTGCTGATGAGGAGAGAGAAGAACTAAATCTCAAAAGACAAAAAGATATTGAGAAAATGATTGGAAAAGATGCTGCGAATATAAAAAAGGTGAAAATGGTAAGCGTCACTTACCATGAAGATGAAGCAATCGCAGCGTTATTGCAAGAATATACTTCTGATTTTTTACTGTCTAGTGAGAGGGATATTTCTGATCTATTGGATACTCAATATTTTGGCGATAACATTATGAGTGATAATACAAGTGATTCTGTTGAGTCAACACAGTCACTAGTAACATTAAAAGATATAACTAAAACTATAGATGATTAA
- the istA gene encoding IS21 family transposase, which translates to MLAMSEVNCIKTLRNEKGLSITEIANTMQVNWRTAKKYGDGDQLPQEKTHLKKGMMYDEKWGEIVVDWLEEDLKLKKKLRRTNKKMLEDLVKMGFKGSYRTLCNFIQEWKATEEEEADKGHERLNHPGGEAQVDFGVMEAVQDGEIIDVHALVMSFPASNTAFAVPMPGENLECFLGGLQMLFKQAGGIPLSIRIDNLTPAVKKVRKGDSEAQLTEAFRHFQQYYGFKVQVCNPRKGNEKGHVERKVGYVRYNFFSLPPVIKDLEDLGNQLEQQLANDRQRIHYKKEVLIDELWQLEQKQLIKLPEEPYPIFKQFLIKFNKYNEFKLDGHLIHVPRARNYVQLSCVTYWDSYKVITNDGEILLSDARPYMRKRRFIPWKEILKDWLKKPRVVGHSRYSNYLPARIKEYLTVPSLALRKQRINELLTLLLTHDMNDIDQNFYSYIGREVEETEHPYGVNWTEYDALSPKGTEALNHE; encoded by the coding sequence ATGCTAGCAATGTCTGAAGTTAATTGTATCAAAACATTACGAAATGAAAAAGGATTATCGATTACTGAAATCGCCAATACAATGCAAGTCAATTGGCGTACTGCCAAGAAATACGGTGATGGGGATCAGTTGCCGCAGGAGAAAACTCACCTGAAAAAAGGCATGATGTACGACGAAAAATGGGGAGAAATCGTAGTTGATTGGTTAGAAGAGGATTTAAAACTAAAGAAAAAATTACGCCGTACAAACAAGAAAATGCTTGAGGATCTAGTAAAGATGGGATTCAAAGGTTCTTACAGAACGCTTTGTAATTTTATTCAAGAATGGAAAGCAACAGAAGAAGAGGAAGCAGATAAAGGGCATGAACGTTTAAATCATCCAGGAGGAGAAGCACAGGTAGACTTCGGTGTAATGGAGGCTGTTCAAGATGGGGAAATTATTGATGTTCACGCATTAGTCATGTCATTCCCTGCAAGTAATACAGCATTTGCGGTGCCGATGCCTGGTGAAAACTTAGAATGTTTTTTAGGTGGACTTCAAATGTTGTTTAAACAGGCTGGTGGTATTCCTTTGAGCATTCGAATTGATAACCTAACACCTGCGGTGAAAAAAGTAAGAAAAGGAGATTCAGAGGCCCAATTAACCGAAGCCTTCCGACATTTCCAACAATATTACGGCTTTAAAGTGCAAGTGTGTAACCCACGCAAAGGAAATGAAAAAGGTCATGTAGAAAGAAAGGTTGGCTATGTACGCTATAATTTCTTTAGCTTGCCACCTGTCATTAAAGACCTTGAGGATTTAGGAAATCAATTAGAACAGCAGTTAGCAAATGATCGTCAACGAATTCATTATAAAAAGGAAGTACTGATTGATGAGCTATGGCAGCTTGAACAAAAGCAATTGATCAAATTACCTGAAGAACCATATCCGATATTTAAGCAGTTTCTGATAAAGTTTAATAAGTATAATGAATTCAAGCTTGATGGACATTTGATTCATGTACCAAGAGCAAGGAACTACGTCCAACTTTCTTGTGTGACATATTGGGATTCGTATAAAGTCATCACAAATGACGGTGAAATTCTATTATCTGATGCCCGTCCTTATATGAGAAAACGCCGTTTTATTCCTTGGAAGGAGATTTTAAAAGATTGGTTGAAAAAACCACGTGTTGTAGGGCATTCTCGTTATTCAAACTATTTACCAGCGCGTATTAAAGAGTATTTAACAGTGCCTTCGCTTGCCTTAAGAAAACAACGGATTAATGAATTACTGACGCTTTTACTCACACATGATATGAATGACATTGATCAAAACTTTTATAGTTATATTGGACGTGAGGTAGAAGAGACAGAACACCCTTACGGTGTGAATTGGACAGAATATGATGCCTTATCGCCAAAAGGAACGGAGGCGTTGAATCATGAATGA
- a CDS encoding TcpE family conjugal transfer membrane protein, translated as MKKLRSYTRIWSVEKVIYAINDFRLPFPVTFNQMSWFVLSLLAVMLLGNLPPLSLIDGALLKYIGIPVGLTWFMSQKTFDGKKPYNFLKSVLTYWFRPKVTYAGKPVKLQRMKVNENMTAVRSEVHRALSD; from the coding sequence ATGAAAAAGTTAAGAAGTTATACGCGCATTTGGTCGGTTGAAAAAGTGATTTATGCCATAAATGATTTTCGTTTACCTTTTCCCGTGACATTCAACCAAATGTCATGGTTTGTGCTTTCCCTCTTAGCAGTCATGCTGTTGGGAAATCTTCCGCCACTCTCTTTAATTGATGGGGCGTTATTAAAATATATCGGAATACCAGTTGGTTTGACTTGGTTTATGAGTCAGAAAACATTTGACGGCAAGAAACCGTATAACTTTCTCAAGTCCGTATTGACTTATTGGTTCCGGCCTAAAGTAACCTATGCGGGAAAACCCGTCAAACTACAACGAATGAAGGTAAATGAAAATATGACTGCTGTTAGGAGTGAAGTGCATCGTGCGTTATCCGATTAA
- the mobT gene encoding MobT family relaxase, which produces MGGMHMNKVPWYQQLKEKRLAYGVSQNKLAVHVGISRQYISEIETGKITPTQTLQRAMFDILEQFNPEAPLEILFDYVRIRFLTTNPKPVIEEILRLKMEYMIHEDYAFYSYLEQYVFGDIVVIVSPDEDKGCLLELKGKGCRQFENFLLAQQRTWFDFFMDVFRVNGVFKRVDLAINDKTGILDVPFLTNKCRNEECISVFRSFKSYRSGELVHGEEKRDMGNTLYIGSLKSDVYFCVYEKDYEQYVKHGASLEDTDIKNRFEIRLKNDRAYHAVVDLMTYEDAGRTAFSIINRYIRFVDKDEKKRRSSWPMNAKWQRFLDLGENRKIYLTTKPEPYTFDKTLRWLARQVAPTWKLATKLDEINQTTVIKDMLNQAKLTKRHQQLLMQQALKTEDVIK; this is translated from the coding sequence TTGGGAGGAATGCATATGAATAAAGTACCTTGGTATCAACAATTAAAAGAAAAACGCTTGGCATATGGCGTATCGCAAAATAAATTAGCGGTACATGTAGGGATTTCAAGACAATATATTAGTGAGATTGAAACAGGAAAAATCACACCGACTCAAACATTGCAACGTGCGATGTTTGATATTTTAGAACAATTTAATCCAGAAGCACCACTCGAAATCTTATTTGATTATGTGCGAATACGTTTTTTAACAACGAACCCGAAGCCTGTTATTGAAGAAATTTTACGGTTGAAAATGGAGTACATGATCCATGAAGATTATGCGTTTTATTCCTATTTGGAACAATATGTTTTTGGTGACATTGTCGTCATAGTTTCGCCAGATGAAGATAAAGGTTGTCTGCTAGAACTCAAAGGCAAGGGTTGCCGTCAGTTTGAAAATTTCTTATTAGCCCAGCAACGTACATGGTTTGACTTTTTCATGGATGTATTTCGAGTAAATGGTGTATTTAAACGAGTTGACTTAGCAATCAATGATAAGACAGGCATATTGGATGTTCCATTTCTAACGAACAAATGTCGAAACGAGGAATGTATTTCTGTGTTTCGCAGCTTTAAAAGTTATCGTTCTGGCGAATTGGTTCATGGAGAAGAAAAACGTGATATGGGAAATACGTTATATATTGGCTCTTTAAAAAGTGATGTGTATTTTTGTGTGTATGAGAAGGATTATGAACAATACGTGAAACACGGAGCATCACTTGAAGATACAGACATTAAAAACCGTTTTGAAATTCGGTTAAAAAATGATCGTGCGTACCATGCAGTTGTCGATTTAATGACGTATGAAGACGCTGGTCGAACAGCTTTTTCTATTATTAATCGATATATTCGTTTTGTCGATAAAGATGAGAAAAAGCGACGAAGTAGTTGGCCAATGAATGCAAAGTGGCAACGTTTTTTAGATTTAGGTGAAAATAGAAAAATTTATTTAACAACAAAACCTGAACCTTACACGTTTGATAAAACACTTAGATGGTTGGCTCGACAAGTGGCTCCTACTTGGAAGCTAGCTACTAAACTGGATGAAATCAATCAAACGACCGTGATTAAAGATATGTTAAATCAAGCAAAGTTAACCAAACGTCATCAACAATTATTGATGCAACAGGCGCTTAAAACAGAAGATGTCATTAAATGA
- a CDS encoding DUF961 family protein: MELKYVIPNMEKTFGNLEYAGEGKVEQRRINGRMTTLSRSYNLYSDIQRADDIEVILPQEAGEKFFEHEEKVKLVNARITAEGYKIGDRGFTKYILHADDMVKA, from the coding sequence ATGGAACTTAAATATGTTATTCCGAACATGGAAAAAACTTTTGGTAATTTAGAATATGCTGGTGAGGGTAAGGTGGAACAACGCCGTATTAATGGGCGCATGACAACATTGTCACGCAGTTATAATTTGTATTCGGATATTCAACGCGCTGATGATATTGAAGTGATTTTGCCACAAGAAGCTGGAGAAAAGTTTTTTGAACATGAGGAAAAAGTAAAATTAGTCAATGCTAGGATTACCGCAGAAGGCTATAAAATTGGTGATCGCGGATTTACAAAATATATCTTACATGCAGATGACATGGTCAAAGCATAA
- the istB gene encoding IS21-like element helper ATPase IstB codes for MNEAILTLCKQLRLAYVAEAIKVVPFTDPEEYIYQILLKEQLGREQAKIARNLKQARFIDTKTLESYQWHKDICLPSHLTKDELERLDFIRRKENIILVGAPGTGKTHLASALGRKACEQGFEVRFYRVSHLVEELEQALLVGKLKQFRSKLEKVDLMILDEMGYLPFGKEGAELLFQIISEFYEQKSLIITSNLEFSQWNRIFSDSRLTAALVDRLIHHAHIISYTGQSFRLTNALSRK; via the coding sequence ATGAATGAAGCGATTTTAACGCTCTGTAAGCAATTGAGATTGGCTTATGTGGCAGAAGCCATTAAAGTGGTACCTTTTACCGATCCAGAAGAATATATTTATCAAATTTTATTAAAAGAGCAGCTTGGCAGAGAACAAGCAAAAATAGCGCGTAATTTGAAGCAGGCACGTTTTATCGATACGAAGACGCTTGAAAGTTACCAGTGGCATAAAGATATTTGTTTACCTAGCCATTTAACAAAAGATGAATTAGAGCGACTAGATTTCATTCGAAGAAAAGAGAATATCATTTTAGTTGGAGCACCTGGAACAGGTAAAACTCATTTAGCTTCTGCACTTGGACGAAAAGCTTGTGAACAAGGATTTGAAGTGCGTTTTTATCGCGTTTCACATTTGGTTGAAGAATTAGAGCAAGCACTCCTTGTAGGGAAATTAAAGCAATTTAGAAGTAAATTAGAGAAAGTTGATTTAATGATTTTAGATGAAATGGGTTATTTGCCTTTTGGTAAAGAAGGAGCAGAATTACTGTTTCAAATTATTTCAGAGTTCTATGAACAAAAGAGCTTGATTATCACATCAAATTTAGAATTTAGTCAGTGGAACCGCATTTTCTCGGATTCACGTTTAACGGCAGCTCTGGTGGATCGTTTGATTCACCACGCCCATATTATTTCATACACGGGTCAGAGCTTCCGTTTAACCAATGCGTTGTCGAGAAAATAG
- a CDS encoding antirestriction protein ArdA: MDMQVYIANLGKYNEGELVGEWFTPPIDIEDVKERIGLNSEYEEYAIHDYELPFEIGEYTPISEINRLCAMVEELEGSPIYHELSEIQDYWFDSLEELLENQNDIICYADCEDMEDVARYYVKETGMIGEVPTNLQNYIDYQALGRDLELNGNFLVTSHGVFEYVG; encoded by the coding sequence ATGGACATGCAAGTATATATCGCCAATCTCGGAAAATACAATGAGGGCGAATTGGTTGGAGAATGGTTTACGCCACCAATCGATATCGAAGATGTGAAAGAACGAATTGGCTTAAATAGTGAATATGAAGAATACGCCATACATGATTATGAGTTGCCATTTGAGATTGGTGAATACACCCCTATCTCTGAAATCAATCGGTTATGTGCGATGGTAGAAGAATTGGAAGGATCGCCAATTTACCATGAACTATCTGAAATTCAAGACTACTGGTTTGATAGTCTTGAAGAATTGCTAGAAAACCAAAATGATATTATCTGTTATGCAGATTGTGAAGATATGGAAGATGTGGCTCGGTATTATGTAAAAGAAACAGGTATGATCGGCGAAGTTCCTACTAACTTACAGAACTATATTGATTATCAAGCGCTTGGGAGAGATTTAGAATTAAACGGAAACTTTCTCGTTACGTCACACGGTGTGTTTGAATATGTTGGATAA
- a CDS encoding ImmA/IrrE family metallo-endopeptidase, translating to MTISFNGDRLKEARRFRQMSIPQLADRVGVSKQMISKYEHNDAQPSAKTYQKLIFALGFPLKYFQQDDEFTYNDLGTFYRSRLTSTQSEKKPSEMLKKYLAVLANFFENYVNFPTLRELELSEKPAEAAKQLRIKWELGDKPIKNMLHLLELHGFQVAAINSHSEKVDAFGSQTKVNGKNYYCILIDQDNNSFFRQQFSLAHELAHWVLHSEKVNPQELNPQEYREMEKEANIFASNFLLPAEAFCEDIKGYEDNLDAYLNLKSKWKVSAASMVYRSKSLGLVSSEQYLRLQKRMSSRGWKRSEPFDTVHPISKPTVMKQAFELLEQAGIIGESSLSDLLERKYRISLPNDILAELLGIPLEKLTDNNRGKIVQMRRD from the coding sequence ATGACAATATCTTTCAATGGAGATAGATTGAAGGAAGCGCGTCGTTTTAGACAAATGTCTATACCCCAACTAGCAGATAGAGTTGGAGTGTCAAAACAAATGATTTCGAAATATGAGCATAACGATGCTCAGCCAAGTGCTAAAACATATCAAAAATTAATATTTGCACTTGGTTTTCCATTAAAATATTTTCAACAAGATGATGAATTTACTTACAATGATTTAGGTACATTTTATAGAAGTAGACTAACATCAACACAATCTGAAAAAAAACCGAGCGAAATGTTAAAAAAGTATTTAGCTGTATTAGCTAATTTCTTTGAAAACTATGTTAATTTTCCGACTTTGAGAGAGTTGGAATTATCGGAAAAGCCAGCTGAAGCTGCAAAGCAACTTCGCATAAAATGGGAATTAGGGGATAAGCCAATCAAGAATATGCTTCACTTGCTTGAATTACATGGATTTCAAGTTGCAGCAATAAATTCTCATTCTGAAAAAGTAGATGCTTTTGGTAGTCAAACAAAGGTGAATGGAAAAAATTATTATTGCATTTTAATTGACCAAGATAATAATTCTTTTTTTCGTCAACAATTTAGTTTGGCACATGAATTAGCTCATTGGGTATTACATTCAGAAAAAGTAAATCCTCAAGAGTTAAATCCACAAGAATATCGCGAAATGGAGAAAGAGGCGAACATTTTTGCGTCTAACTTTTTATTACCTGCGGAAGCCTTTTGCGAAGATATAAAAGGATATGAAGATAATTTAGATGCGTATCTTAATCTAAAATCAAAGTGGAAAGTTTCTGCCGCTAGCATGGTATATCGATCAAAAAGTCTAGGATTAGTATCTTCAGAGCAGTATCTACGATTGCAAAAAAGGATGAGTTCAAGAGGATGGAAAAGAAGCGAACCATTTGATACTGTCCATCCTATATCTAAACCTACTGTTATGAAGCAGGCTTTTGAATTACTAGAACAAGCAGGTATTATCGGAGAAAGCTCTCTTTCAGATTTGTTGGAAAGGAAATACAGAATTAGTTTGCCGAATGATATTTTGGCAGAACTTTTAGGAATTCCATTGGAAAAGTTAACGGACAATAATAGAGGAAAAATTGTTCAAATGAGAAGAGATTAA
- a CDS encoding DUF961 family protein, with protein MRLAQGIVIDKEKTFGLLKFSALRREVFLQNEDGTVSSEVKERTYDLKSREQGRMIQISIPASVPLKEFDYNAEVELINPVADTVANATFRGADVDWYIKADDLVLKGKAATSTSHVSKSTPDKEK; from the coding sequence ATGAGATTAGCACAAGGTATTGTCATTGATAAGGAAAAAACGTTTGGTTTATTAAAATTTTCAGCATTACGTCGTGAAGTGTTTCTTCAAAATGAAGATGGAACCGTATCATCAGAAGTGAAGGAGCGCACCTATGACTTAAAATCTCGTGAACAGGGACGCATGATTCAAATAAGTATTCCTGCTTCTGTGCCTTTGAAAGAATTTGATTACAATGCGGAGGTAGAGCTTATAAATCCTGTCGCGGATACGGTCGCAAATGCGACTTTTCGTGGTGCGGATGTCGATTGGTACATCAAGGCAGATGATTTAGTCTTAAAGGGAAAAGCGGCAACATCGACTAGTCATGTTTCAAAGTCTACTCCTGATAAGGAAAAATAA
- a CDS encoding protein kinase domain-containing protein, which produces MGRVEKVGANENRRRISSFIKENNKSLTLTLGEISNLEQIGQGGNGLVYAGIQNNQEVAIKFLVEDTQSSKLERFKAEYFNVNLIEERTNIVNYINYEEIHLGDGNFIPAIIMKRYDKALNKLRGNTSEISEKVLIKLFNFLLNTLEKIHQNGIIHRDIKPENILVTKETDFVLADFGIANYNDELYTLKAKTERKERLGNYEFSAPEQAKKGAIPAPSMDIYALGQVCQWYVFGETHRGTNRRRITDVFESEEAELIEKVLDKCLYNDHEQRYQSINEIFEHIDQIKEERREVDPFEEMYMFNDVIRATCPSVSRGIQFVEDEKYVKRLVENINKKNFKRKLWFNTGIGNLDFSKLKYLGDKKILLDYREIKIRGIWLYTGSVYDDLIILETEENEPFIIDGEEVFSALIVNNKHIVDGYHQDSGYIEIEDEVYRLSELEVEEHNRSNTYKYYFIGTMYHCSILWQNDHLLDTFQKQGISDTETVAKLIKDLRKKKHEDVVFRL; this is translated from the coding sequence ATGGGCAGGGTAGAGAAAGTCGGGGCAAATGAAAACAGAAGAAGAATAAGTAGTTTTATCAAGGAAAATAACAAATCGCTTACTTTGACGTTAGGAGAAATTTCTAATTTAGAACAAATAGGTCAAGGCGGTAATGGGCTTGTCTATGCTGGAATTCAAAATAATCAAGAGGTTGCAATAAAATTTCTTGTAGAAGATACACAATCCAGTAAATTAGAACGCTTTAAAGCAGAGTATTTTAACGTTAATTTAATAGAAGAACGTACTAACATCGTTAATTATATAAATTATGAAGAAATTCATCTAGGTGATGGTAATTTTATTCCAGCTATTATTATGAAAAGGTATGACAAAGCCCTAAATAAGCTAAGAGGAAACACTTCAGAAATAAGTGAAAAGGTTCTTATTAAATTATTTAACTTTTTACTTAATACTTTAGAAAAAATACACCAAAATGGAATAATTCATAGAGATATTAAGCCTGAAAATATTTTGGTGACAAAAGAAACTGACTTTGTATTAGCTGATTTTGGGATTGCTAACTATAACGATGAGTTATACACACTAAAAGCAAAAACGGAAAGAAAAGAGAGATTAGGAAATTATGAATTCTCAGCTCCTGAACAAGCAAAGAAAGGTGCTATTCCAGCTCCGTCAATGGATATATATGCACTTGGTCAGGTATGCCAATGGTACGTATTTGGAGAAACTCATAGGGGAACAAATAGAAGAAGGATTACTGATGTTTTTGAATCAGAAGAAGCAGAACTTATTGAAAAAGTATTAGATAAATGCCTTTATAATGACCACGAACAAAGGTACCAGAGTATTAATGAGATTTTTGAACATATTGATCAAATCAAGGAAGAAAGAAGAGAAGTTGACCCATTTGAAGAAATGTATATGTTCAATGATGTTATTAGGGCTACTTGCCCTTCGGTCTCTAGAGGGATACAGTTTGTTGAAGATGAAAAATATGTAAAAAGGTTAGTTGAAAATATCAACAAGAAAAATTTCAAACGTAAACTCTGGTTTAATACTGGAATAGGAAACTTAGATTTCAGTAAACTGAAGTATTTGGGAGATAAAAAGATCTTATTAGATTATAGAGAAATAAAAATCAGAGGGATCTGGCTGTATACTGGTAGTGTTTATGATGATTTAATTATTTTGGAAACAGAAGAAAATGAACCTTTCATTATAGATGGAGAAGAGGTTTTTAGTGCTCTAATAGTAAATAATAAACATATAGTAGATGGCTACCATCAGGATTCAGGATATATAGAAATTGAGGATGAAGTATATAGACTTAGCGAACTCGAAGTAGAAGAGCATAATAGATCAAATACCTATAAATATTATTTCATAGGTACCATGTATCATTGTTCGATACTATGGCAAAATGATCATTTATTAGATACATTTCAGAAACAAGGAATATCAGATACTGAAACAGTAGCAAAATTAATAAAAGATTTAAGAAAGAAAAAACATGAAGATGTAGTATTTAGATTATAG
- a CDS encoding FtsK/SpoIIIE domain-containing protein, with protein sequence MKTFRRRGKRIKEKDASLVFQFIFFGLVGVWLVSFIPFHLSFLLSTTWQLDDLQAHFISTYGLVTLLISLALTAGCAYHYYRSRYDKIKQVIHRQKLAKMILENGWYETKQITQEGFFKDIPSNKTKEKISHFPKMYYRFEKGLLHIQVEITLGKYQEPLLNLEKKLESGLYCELVSKELHDSYVEYILFYDMIANRISIDEVVAQNGSLKLMESLYWEYDKLPHMLVAGGTGGGKTYFILTLIEALLKTDAKLYILDPKNADLADLATVMPDVYYKKEDMVTCIDQFYESMMARSEEMKQMPNYKTGENYAYLGLSPHFLIFDEYVAFMEMLASKENTAVLTKLKQIVMLGRQAGFFLILACQRPDAKYLGDGIRDQFNFRVALGRMSELGYGMMFGSDVQKQFFLKQIKGRGYVDKGDNVISEFYTPLVPKGHDFLKEIGKLAS encoded by the coding sequence ATGAAGACTTTCCGAAGACGAGGGAAACGCATTAAGGAAAAAGATGCTTCCCTTGTTTTTCAATTTATATTCTTCGGGCTGGTTGGTGTATGGCTTGTTTCCTTTATCCCTTTTCATCTGTCCTTTTTACTCTCGACCACATGGCAATTGGATGACTTGCAAGCACACTTTATTAGCACCTATGGATTGGTGACATTGTTAATTAGTCTTGCCTTAACTGCTGGATGTGCATATCACTATTATCGCTCTCGGTATGACAAAATAAAACAAGTCATTCACCGTCAAAAGCTCGCAAAAATGATTTTGGAGAACGGATGGTATGAAACAAAACAAATTACACAAGAGGGGTTTTTTAAAGACATTCCGTCCAATAAAACAAAGGAAAAAATCAGTCATTTTCCAAAGATGTATTATCGGTTTGAAAAAGGATTACTTCATATTCAAGTGGAAATTACACTCGGAAAATATCAAGAACCACTTTTAAATTTAGAAAAGAAATTAGAAAGTGGTCTATATTGTGAATTGGTATCGAAAGAATTACATGATTCCTATGTGGAGTATATCCTTTTTTATGATATGATTGCGAACCGTATTTCGATTGATGAAGTTGTTGCACAAAATGGCAGCTTAAAGCTGATGGAATCACTCTATTGGGAATATGATAAGTTACCGCATATGTTAGTTGCTGGTGGAACTGGTGGTGGGAAAACGTACTTTATTTTAACTTTGATTGAAGCCCTACTCAAAACAGACGCAAAATTGTATATCTTAGATCCGAAAAATGCAGATTTAGCGGATTTAGCCACTGTTATGCCTGATGTCTATTATAAAAAGGAAGACATGGTGACATGTATTGACCAATTTTATGAATCTATGATGGCTCGTAGTGAGGAAATGAAACAGATGCCTAACTATAAGACAGGAGAAAACTATGCTTATTTAGGATTATCTCCTCACTTTTTAATTTTTGACGAGTACGTGGCATTTATGGAAATGCTTGCTTCTAAGGAAAATACAGCGGTGTTAACCAAGCTAAAACAGATTGTAATGTTAGGACGACAAGCTGGATTCTTCCTTATTCTCGCCTGTCAACGGCCAGATGCAAAATATCTTGGAGATGGGATTCGAGATCAGTTTAATTTTCGGGTTGCTTTAGGTCGTATGAGTGAGCTTGGCTATGGAATGATGTTTGGCAGCGACGTGCAAAAACAGTTTTTCTTAAAACAGATTAAAGGTCGTGGCTATGTTGATAAAGGGGATAACGTTATTTCTGAATTTTATACACCGCTTGTCCCAAAAGGACATGATTTTCTAAAAGAAATTGGTAAATTAGCGTCATAA